TCACATTAGGGCCAACGGATTCAATATTGAGCGTCACCTTGTATTGATAAACTGCTGGGCCATCACGGTCACCATTATGGTGGTAAACGTGTGTCGGGCCGCGGTCCCGGTCACTGTCACGACCGTCATCATCGCCGCCGCGGGTTAACAGCCAGACAATGCCGGCTACGATAGCAACGATAATGGTGATACCTAAAACCTTCTGCCAGGTGGGCACTTCCGCTGTGCGAGGTGGCTCCTTTGCTAACGGCGCTTCCTCGCCTTCGGTCGACCGACTGGCGACAACCAGACCTATGTTACTATCAATGACATCAATGGTGTAGCGTAGGTCCTGGAGCACGTTGATAGAGCCTTTGAGCACCTTATCATACTCGGCTTGAACAATTCGGGTTTCCATGCTGCGGGCCTCGGTCACCGATACAGGGGGCCGCCGGGGCATGCAGCCCGCCACCAAGAAGATGACGAGATATAGCCGCAGAAAAATACCGGCTACTCTAGCCAGGGAAGTATGTGGACTGACAAGACTGGTCATTTAGAACTCCGTACTGTGATAAGTGTATTCCTTCACTCTTTCGTTTTCGTCGAAGGTGATGAGAACGGTGAGCGTGCGCTGGGTTGATTGGGCCGAGGTCCAGAAGAGGAAAAAGCTTGAAGCGGACTGCTTGGACACCTTGTCATAGGTCCATACTTCAAGGCCGGTGGCATCCTTGGAAATAATGTTTGGAGCACCGAGGGCGGCCTGCACCTCAGCCTTGCTCATGCCCTGATGGAGCGAAGCTTGCACCGTCCCCAGGGTGAGGCCCTCTGTCGCGCTCTGAGACGCACAGCCCATTAGAAACAGTAACAGGACCCAGTTTAATCTTGAGAAGTTCTTCATTTGATTCACTCTCAGTTTAATTAAAGGACATACGGTTTGAATATAACCCTATATATGCCATAAGCGTAGATCAAAGGCGATAAATGACTCTTACAACTTCCTATCTTCAACGGCGAGGAGGGTCGATAACTACCTCACGACGGAAGGTCATGGTGTCACCAGGCTGAGTTGTCAGCTTATCCCCGTCGAAGTTCCCTGGGATCGATGGGCAGGCGGCGAATGCGTTTCCCGGTGGCCGCGTGAATGGCGTTTACCAGTGCCGGTGGGGTTGGGGGCAGCGGCGGCTCGCCCACCCCCGTGGGGGGTTCCGCACTGGGAACGGTGTAGGTTTCCACTTCCGGCATT
This portion of the Candidatus Neomarinimicrobiota bacterium genome encodes:
- the bamE gene encoding outer membrane protein assembly factor BamE, which codes for MKNFSRLNWVLLLFLMGCASQSATEGLTLGTVQASLHQGMSKAEVQAALGAPNIISKDATGLEVWTYDKVSKQSASSFFLFWTSAQSTQRTLTVLITFDENERVKEYTYHSTEF